In Pseudonocardia sp. C8, one genomic interval encodes:
- a CDS encoding SsgA family sporulation/cell division regulator translates to MRDESKTIRATAMFELIAPDAPVVPVKVELSYTSRDPYAVQASFRTGHDTTVDWVFARDLLADGLVDSAGTGDVRVQPMSDDPTRIELELTSPSGHALFTTSAQTLSDFLQATYDAVPAASEYSWLDFDAALADLLDTTARD, encoded by the coding sequence ATGCGCGACGAGTCCAAGACGATCCGAGCGACGGCCATGTTCGAGCTCATCGCTCCGGACGCGCCGGTCGTGCCCGTGAAGGTCGAGCTGTCCTACACGAGCCGCGATCCCTACGCCGTCCAGGCGTCGTTCCGGACCGGACACGACACCACCGTCGACTGGGTCTTCGCCCGCGACCTGCTCGCCGACGGCCTGGTCGACTCGGCCGGCACCGGCGACGTCCGGGTGCAGCCGATGAGTGACGACCCGACCCGGATCGAGCTCGAGCTCACCTCCCCCTCCGGGCACGCCCTGTTCACCACCTCGGCGCAGACCCTGTCCGACTTCCTGCAGGCGACCTACGACGCGGTCCCGGCCGCGTCCGAGTACTCGTGGCTCGACTTCGACGCCGCGCTCGCCGACCTGCTCGACACCACCGCCCGGGACTGA
- a CDS encoding SMP-30/gluconolactonase/LRE family protein, whose product MARELTTVVPDLTFAESPRWHDNRVWFVDFYTHRVYSALEDGGDLRVEAEVPQQPSGLGWLPDGRLLTVSMRDARVLRREADGALVTHADLSAHVGGHLNDMVVDADGRAFAGNFGFDLMSGAPLAPAALLRIDPDGTVTPVADDMWFANGCVLTDDGRLLVAETFGNRISAFDVGVDGSLSNRRTWAGFGELPTETDVPSALGQLVVAPDGCCLDAEGALWVADALGNRLLRLREGGEILDEIDTGTGVYACMLGGADGRTLFACTAPDFAEEARRNAREAALVAVRVDVPHGGRP is encoded by the coding sequence ATGGCTCGCGAGCTCACCACCGTCGTCCCGGACCTCACGTTCGCCGAGAGCCCGCGCTGGCACGACAACCGCGTCTGGTTCGTCGACTTCTACACCCACCGCGTGTACTCCGCCCTCGAGGACGGCGGCGATCTGCGGGTCGAGGCCGAGGTCCCGCAGCAGCCGTCCGGGCTGGGCTGGCTGCCCGACGGGCGCCTCCTGACCGTCTCCATGCGCGACGCGAGGGTGCTGCGCCGGGAGGCCGACGGTGCGCTCGTGACGCACGCCGACCTGAGCGCGCACGTCGGCGGCCACCTCAACGACATGGTCGTCGACGCCGACGGTCGCGCCTTCGCGGGGAACTTCGGTTTCGACCTCATGTCGGGTGCCCCGCTCGCGCCGGCGGCGCTGCTGCGGATCGACCCGGACGGCACCGTCACCCCGGTCGCCGACGACATGTGGTTCGCCAACGGCTGCGTCCTGACCGACGATGGCCGGCTGCTGGTCGCCGAGACGTTCGGCAACCGGATCAGCGCGTTCGACGTCGGCGTGGACGGCTCGCTGTCGAACCGCCGGACCTGGGCGGGGTTCGGGGAGCTTCCCACCGAGACCGACGTGCCCTCCGCACTCGGCCAGCTCGTCGTCGCTCCCGACGGATGCTGCCTGGACGCCGAGGGGGCGCTCTGGGTCGCCGACGCGCTCGGCAACCGGCTGCTGCGACTCCGGGAGGGCGGCGAGATCCTCGACGAGATCGACACCGGCACCGGTGTCTACGCCTGCATGCTCGGCGGCGCCGACGGCCGCACCCTGTTCGCGTGCACCGCGCCCGACTTCGCCGAGGAGGCCCGGCGCAACGCCCGGGAGGCCGCCCTGGTGGCGGTGCGGGTGGACGTCCCGCACGGCGGACGCCCCTGA
- a CDS encoding pyridoxamine 5'-phosphate oxidase family protein has product MTTWTEFVAGAPTISDVFRRRHSATGNLCLLGTLRADGFPRISPMEPRIFEGELWLGGMPGTRKFADLQRDPRFTLHTATVDTQVSDGDAKIWGTARDVQDRDLHQRFAEALYAEIGLDLRGQEFGYFPAADVLGASCVQIVDGHLDITVWRAGGAEEVVRKH; this is encoded by the coding sequence ATGACGACCTGGACGGAGTTCGTGGCAGGGGCGCCCACGATCTCCGACGTCTTCCGGCGCCGCCACTCCGCGACCGGCAACCTGTGCCTGCTCGGCACGCTGCGCGCGGACGGGTTCCCGCGGATATCCCCGATGGAGCCCCGGATCTTCGAGGGCGAGCTGTGGCTGGGCGGGATGCCCGGCACGCGCAAGTTCGCCGACCTGCAACGGGACCCGCGGTTCACCCTGCACACCGCCACGGTCGACACCCAGGTGTCCGACGGTGACGCCAAGATCTGGGGCACGGCGCGTGACGTGCAGGACCGGGACCTGCACCAGCGGTTCGCCGAGGCCCTCTACGCCGAGATCGGGCTCGACCTGCGCGGGCAGGAGTTCGGCTACTTCCCGGCCGCGGACGTGCTCGGCGCGTCCTGCGTGCAGATCGTCGACGGCCATCTCGACATCACGGTCTGGCGCGCGGGCGGCGCCGAGGAGGTGGTCCGCAAGCATTAG
- a CDS encoding TIGR02611 family protein, which produces MFRARVARNPVLDMAYRVTAGVLGTAVLLVGIIALPAPGPGWVIIFAGLGILAAEFHWAKRLLHWVRVKYDAWVAWMGRQRRVVQLLVMTAILGTVAVFAWLMGVFDTVGGWVGLDWPWLESPLKHLMGPTARPPHGPPR; this is translated from the coding sequence GTGTTCCGGGCCCGCGTCGCGCGCAACCCCGTGCTGGACATGGCCTACCGGGTGACGGCCGGTGTCCTCGGTACCGCGGTCCTGCTCGTCGGCATCATCGCACTGCCTGCTCCCGGGCCCGGCTGGGTGATCATTTTCGCCGGGCTCGGCATCCTCGCGGCCGAGTTCCACTGGGCCAAGCGGCTGCTGCACTGGGTCCGGGTGAAGTACGACGCCTGGGTGGCCTGGATGGGCCGGCAGCGGCGCGTGGTCCAGCTGCTCGTCATGACGGCGATCCTCGGGACCGTCGCGGTGTTCGCCTGGCTGATGGGGGTCTTCGACACCGTCGGGGGCTGGGTCGGGCTCGACTGGCCGTGGCTCGAGTCGCCGCTGAAGCACCTGATGGGGCCGACCGCGCGCCCGCCGCACGGCCCGCCTCGGTGA
- a CDS encoding oxygenase MpaB family protein, with translation MPCPASLHGPMTHPPIGGNVSVANSPWTGSLLDEMRRTGDPPADSAISDVYASGQAEHVRQVLREFGRNSAGTPPGLPESLRVYFDDIAVLPEWADPALVDRGSALLGRYQPQMSTVLLCASLPLCYSCADGAQVLGRSQRLTSGVYRRLMETSQFLVDVLEKGGLGENAHGLRSAQKIRLLHATMRYHLSRDDEWNPDWGIPVNQEDLAGTLMSFSVVVPRGLHRLGIDLTVDERNAFFHTWQVIGHVMGVDSRLNPTDFDDGAALFDTILRRQQAESEAGTILTEGVLDFIREVLPGPAFAGVGPTLIRHLAGDETADLVQVPPSDAFVQAGVGAGSGLTSGYDTVGDTVPPTAELAGTLGTAVFKGGLRLTNSGRRYEWQVPTGLTPSS, from the coding sequence ATGCCGTGCCCTGCTAGTCTGCATGGTCCAATGACTCACCCGCCGATCGGGGGCAACGTGAGCGTGGCCAATAGTCCGTGGACCGGCAGCCTGCTGGACGAGATGCGCCGGACCGGCGATCCACCGGCGGATTCCGCCATCTCCGACGTCTACGCGTCGGGTCAGGCCGAGCACGTCCGGCAGGTCCTCAGGGAATTCGGGCGGAACAGCGCCGGCACCCCGCCCGGACTGCCGGAGAGCCTGCGTGTCTACTTCGACGACATCGCGGTACTGCCCGAGTGGGCGGATCCGGCACTCGTCGACCGCGGGAGCGCCCTGCTGGGCCGCTACCAACCCCAGATGAGCACCGTCCTGCTGTGCGCGTCCCTGCCGCTGTGCTACAGCTGCGCCGACGGCGCCCAGGTCCTCGGGCGCTCGCAACGCCTCACCTCCGGGGTGTACCGGCGCCTGATGGAGACGTCGCAGTTCCTCGTCGACGTCCTCGAGAAGGGTGGGCTCGGCGAGAACGCGCACGGACTGCGCTCGGCCCAGAAGATCCGCCTGCTGCACGCCACGATGCGGTACCACCTCTCGCGTGACGACGAGTGGAACCCCGACTGGGGAATCCCCGTCAACCAGGAGGATCTCGCCGGCACGTTGATGAGTTTCTCGGTCGTCGTCCCGAGAGGCCTGCACCGGCTGGGAATCGACCTCACCGTCGACGAACGGAATGCGTTCTTCCACACCTGGCAAGTCATCGGCCACGTCATGGGAGTGGATTCGCGACTCAACCCCACCGATTTCGACGACGGAGCGGCGCTCTTCGACACGATCCTGCGACGCCAGCAAGCGGAATCGGAGGCGGGCACGATTCTGACCGAGGGCGTACTCGATTTCATCCGTGAGGTGTTGCCGGGCCCGGCCTTCGCAGGCGTCGGTCCGACGCTGATCAGGCACCTGGCCGGGGACGAGACCGCCGACCTGGTGCAGGTGCCGCCCTCGGACGCTTTCGTCCAGGCCGGTGTCGGAGCCGGGTCGGGCCTCACGTCCGGCTACGACACGGTCGGAGACACGGTTCCGCCCACCGCCGAGCTCGCGGGCACGCTCGGCACGGCCGTGTTCAAGGGAGGCCTGCGGCTCACCAACTCGGGCCGCCGCTACGAGTGGCAGGTGCCGACCGGGCTCACGCCCTCGTCCTGA
- a CDS encoding type B 50S ribosomal protein L31, with protein MKPGIHPPYGPVVYRDMSTGDQFVTRSTETSTETVEWQDGNTYPLVRVDMTAASHPFWTGNARVLDSAGQVEKFRRRFGERRR; from the coding sequence GTGAAGCCCGGCATCCACCCCCCGTACGGCCCGGTCGTCTACCGCGACATGTCCACCGGGGACCAGTTCGTGACCCGGTCCACCGAGACCTCGACGGAGACGGTCGAGTGGCAGGACGGGAACACCTACCCCCTGGTCAGGGTCGACATGACGGCGGCGTCGCACCCGTTCTGGACCGGCAACGCCCGGGTGCTGGACTCGGCCGGGCAGGTGGAGAAGTTCCGCAGGCGGTTCGGAGAGCGGCGACGCTGA
- a CDS encoding NUDIX hydrolase, whose product MTTHSVAVVGVVVAPGGHVLATRRRDDGRWEPPGGVLEPGERFEDGVIREVREETGLTVRVERLTGVYKNLVRDVVVLVYRCSPVSGTPGPREETSAVEWIAAEEAVRRMPPAFAVRVTDALSGGPPASRAHDGHDVVPDRVTPHDGPGSQDEGVSPVGTCHS is encoded by the coding sequence ATGACGACACACTCGGTCGCGGTGGTCGGCGTCGTCGTCGCCCCCGGCGGGCACGTCCTCGCCACCCGCCGGCGCGACGACGGCCGGTGGGAACCACCCGGCGGAGTCCTCGAGCCCGGCGAACGGTTCGAGGACGGCGTGATCCGCGAGGTCCGTGAGGAGACCGGGCTGACGGTCCGCGTCGAGCGGCTCACCGGCGTCTACAAGAACCTGGTGCGTGACGTCGTCGTCCTCGTCTACCGCTGCTCCCCCGTCTCCGGCACCCCGGGTCCGCGGGAGGAGACGAGCGCCGTCGAGTGGATCGCGGCGGAGGAGGCCGTCCGGCGCATGCCACCGGCGTTCGCCGTCCGGGTCACCGACGCCCTGTCCGGCGGTCCGCCGGCCTCACGGGCGCACGACGGCCACGACGTCGTCCCGGACCGTGTCACGCCGCACGACGGCCCCGGTTCTCAGGACGAGGGCGTGAGCCCGGTCGGCACCTGCCACTCGTAG
- a CDS encoding alpha/beta fold hydrolase, whose protein sequence is MKVNGKELAVEITGEGPAVLFVHGLGGTSNFYQVQADALAGSRTVIRVDSAGAGRSEVSDEISIDSHADDLAAVLDAAGVAQAAVVGHSMGTLVVREFATRHPEKVTSLALLGAVREPAEAGRQAQRDRAATLRAEGTVAVAPGVVANALSETTHKDKPEVAAFVRELVMRQDPEGYARNCEALAAATDPGPIDPALPLLLITGDTDKVGPPEASHELADAHGSATVEILPGVGHWTALEAAGPVTDHLLKFL, encoded by the coding sequence GTGAAGGTCAACGGCAAGGAACTGGCTGTCGAGATCACCGGCGAGGGCCCCGCAGTCCTGTTCGTACACGGTTTGGGCGGGACGTCGAACTTCTACCAGGTCCAGGCCGACGCGCTGGCCGGATCGCGCACCGTGATCCGGGTCGACTCCGCCGGCGCGGGCCGGTCCGAGGTGAGCGACGAGATCAGCATCGACTCGCACGCCGACGACCTCGCCGCGGTGCTCGACGCGGCCGGGGTCGCGCAGGCCGCGGTCGTCGGCCACTCGATGGGCACCCTGGTGGTGCGGGAGTTCGCCACCCGCCACCCGGAGAAGGTCACCTCCCTGGCGCTGCTCGGCGCGGTCCGTGAGCCGGCCGAGGCCGGGCGTCAGGCCCAGCGCGACCGGGCCGCCACCCTGCGCGCGGAGGGCACCGTCGCGGTGGCCCCCGGCGTGGTGGCCAATGCCCTGTCCGAGACGACCCACAAGGACAAGCCCGAGGTCGCCGCGTTCGTCCGCGAACTGGTCATGCGGCAGGACCCCGAGGGCTACGCCCGCAACTGCGAGGCGCTGGCCGCCGCCACCGACCCCGGCCCGATCGACCCGGCGCTGCCGCTGCTGCTGATCACCGGCGACACGGACAAGGTCGGCCCGCCCGAGGCCAGCCACGAACTCGCCGACGCCCACGGCTCGGCGACCGTGGAGATCCTCCCCGGCGTCGGGCACTGGACCGCGCTCGAAGCGGCCGGACCGGTCACCGACCACCTGCTCAAGTTCCTCTGA
- a CDS encoding FadR/GntR family transcriptional regulator, producing MTDSGYGVTMQTVEQSLRALLTEGARDGRLGPGSKLPTERALVAQLDAPRSAIRRALEVLERDGVVVRHVGRGTFLTEVAVQQVDGAPADTSPAEIMQVRLLLEPQVAGLAAQVATQADLDRITECLTGGGAAADFEGFESWDARLHRAIAKAAHNGLLMNMFDVVNTARALPVWGTLKRRTSNAERRRCYHEEHTSIVDALRDRDPDAAEAAMRQHLEHVSNNLLGRH from the coding sequence GTGACAGACAGCGGCTATGGTGTGACCATGCAGACCGTGGAGCAGTCCCTCCGCGCGCTCCTCACCGAGGGAGCGCGCGACGGACGTTTGGGCCCGGGGTCGAAGCTGCCCACCGAGCGTGCGCTGGTCGCCCAGCTCGACGCCCCGCGCAGCGCGATCCGCCGCGCGCTGGAGGTCCTCGAACGCGACGGCGTCGTCGTCCGCCACGTGGGGCGCGGGACCTTCCTCACCGAGGTGGCCGTGCAGCAGGTCGACGGTGCTCCGGCCGACACCAGCCCGGCCGAAATCATGCAGGTCAGACTGCTGCTCGAGCCTCAGGTGGCCGGGCTCGCCGCCCAGGTGGCCACCCAGGCCGACCTCGACCGCATCACCGAATGCCTCACGGGCGGTGGCGCCGCCGCCGATTTCGAGGGTTTCGAGTCATGGGACGCCAGGCTGCATCGTGCGATCGCCAAGGCCGCACACAACGGACTGCTGATGAACATGTTCGACGTCGTCAACACGGCTCGGGCACTGCCGGTGTGGGGCACTCTGAAGCGACGCACCTCCAACGCCGAGCGCCGCCGCTGCTACCACGAGGAGCACACCTCGATCGTCGACGCGCTGCGCGACCGCGATCCCGACGCCGCGGAGGCGGCCATGCGGCAGCACCTCGAACACGTCTCGAACAACCTGCTCGGGCGCCACTGA
- a CDS encoding fumarylacetoacetate hydrolase family protein has protein sequence MKLVTFSIDPSAEAAPRVGVVDADAGEVRDVTELLPPGAGVLELIGDWAAWESVLAERTPKLVPQPLDSVRLRAPLTPRRNIFCVGKNYREHVAEFGRSGYDQPDRSEALPEYPVVFSKATTSVTGPVDDILAHPGVTAELDYEAELGVIIGTGGRGISREAAFDHVWGYTVVDDVTARDLQRNHKQWLLGKSLDTHCPLGPYAVSADEIDDVTTLQVESWVNGEPRQSAPVKDLIFDIPELIATISAGITLLPGDIIATGTPAGVGIGYDPPKFMITGDVIEVAITGLGRQRNHIV, from the coding sequence ATGAAGCTGGTGACCTTCTCCATCGACCCCTCCGCCGAGGCCGCGCCCCGGGTCGGCGTGGTCGATGCCGATGCGGGTGAGGTCCGCGACGTGACGGAGCTGCTGCCGCCGGGCGCAGGCGTCCTCGAGCTGATCGGGGACTGGGCTGCGTGGGAGTCCGTCCTGGCCGAGCGGACGCCCAAGCTGGTGCCGCAGCCGTTGGACTCGGTGCGGCTGCGCGCCCCGCTGACTCCGCGGCGCAACATCTTCTGTGTCGGCAAGAACTACCGCGAGCACGTCGCGGAGTTCGGCCGGTCCGGATACGACCAGCCGGACCGCTCCGAGGCGCTGCCGGAGTACCCGGTGGTGTTTTCCAAGGCGACCACTTCGGTCACCGGCCCCGTCGACGACATCCTCGCCCACCCGGGCGTGACCGCGGAGCTGGACTACGAGGCCGAGCTGGGCGTGATCATCGGGACCGGTGGACGCGGGATCAGCCGTGAGGCGGCGTTCGATCACGTGTGGGGGTACACGGTCGTCGACGACGTCACCGCCCGGGACCTGCAGCGCAACCACAAGCAGTGGCTGCTGGGCAAGTCGCTGGACACCCACTGCCCGCTCGGTCCGTACGCGGTGTCCGCCGACGAGATCGACGATGTCACGACCCTGCAGGTCGAGAGTTGGGTCAACGGTGAACCCCGCCAGTCCGCCCCGGTCAAGGACCTGATCTTCGACATCCCCGAGCTGATCGCCACCATCTCGGCCGGCATCACCCTGCTTCCCGGCGACATCATCGCCACCGGAACCCCGGCCGGGGTCGGGATCGGGTACGACCCACCGAAGTTCATGATCACCGGCGACGTCATCGAAGTCGCCATCACCGGCCTGGGCCGCCAGCGCAACCACATCGTCTGA
- a CDS encoding SDR family oxidoreductase, with protein MSTLRRDPIPLRGRTALVTGGGRRGGIGHATACRLAAYGASVVVHHFAPHDAAQEWGADDVGAAVAEVRGHRATEDAVVADLHADLSDPAEPRRVVEAARDVAGPLDLLVANQALSGSDGPLGDLGEELDRHWAVDARASILLAQAFAAVHDDARPGGVIVMMTSGQALGPMPGEVAYAAAKAAVAGVTLTLADQLADRRIRVNTVNPGPVDTGYLGPEAFRAMAPMFPFGRFGEPDDPARLIAWLCTDEAYWITGQVIDSEGGFARYRNGWRPADVRPEHGGDSRSS; from the coding sequence ATGAGCACGCTCCGGCGCGACCCGATCCCGCTGCGGGGCCGCACCGCGCTCGTCACCGGCGGCGGCAGGCGCGGAGGGATCGGGCACGCGACCGCGTGCCGGCTCGCCGCGTACGGCGCGAGCGTCGTCGTCCACCACTTCGCACCGCACGACGCCGCTCAGGAGTGGGGTGCCGACGACGTCGGTGCCGCCGTCGCGGAGGTCCGCGGGCACCGCGCGACCGAGGATGCCGTCGTCGCCGATCTCCACGCCGACCTCTCCGACCCTGCCGAGCCGCGGCGCGTCGTCGAGGCGGCGCGGGATGTGGCCGGCCCGCTCGACCTGCTCGTCGCGAACCAGGCGCTGTCCGGCTCGGACGGTCCGCTGGGCGATCTGGGGGAGGAGCTGGACCGGCACTGGGCGGTCGATGCCCGGGCGTCGATCCTGCTGGCCCAGGCCTTCGCCGCCGTGCACGACGACGCCCGGCCGGGTGGTGTGATCGTCATGATGACCTCGGGTCAGGCGTTGGGCCCGATGCCCGGCGAGGTCGCCTACGCGGCCGCGAAGGCCGCAGTCGCCGGAGTCACGCTCACCCTGGCCGACCAGCTCGCCGACCGCCGGATCCGGGTGAACACGGTCAACCCCGGCCCGGTCGACACCGGCTACCTGGGACCGGAGGCCTTCCGGGCGATGGCCCCGATGTTCCCGTTCGGCCGCTTCGGGGAGCCCGACGACCCCGCCCGCCTGATCGCGTGGCTGTGCACCGACGAGGCGTACTGGATCACCGGGCAGGTGATCGACTCGGAGGGCGGGTTCGCGCGGTACCGCAACGGGTGGCGGCCTGCCGACGTGCGGCCGGAGCACGGTGGCGACTCCCGGTCATCGTGA